A window from Acidithiobacillus sp. encodes these proteins:
- a CDS encoding helix-hairpin-helix domain-containing protein — protein MRLQGVLCLLFLLFAPAVWASVNINTADAAALDALPGIGPAKAQAVLEYRQAHGPFKSVDELASVHGIGPKLLEHLRPVVSLSGDSVLPQKTARQAGHSHATVPVGEERIVRRGSHGYILESSPQSNAFSLKD, from the coding sequence ATGAGACTACAGGGAGTTTTGTGCCTGCTGTTCCTGCTGTTTGCCCCGGCTGTCTGGGCGTCGGTGAATATCAATACCGCTGATGCAGCGGCACTGGATGCGCTGCCGGGCATTGGTCCGGCCAAGGCACAGGCAGTGCTGGAATACCGGCAGGCGCATGGGCCTTTCAAGAGCGTTGATGAACTCGCCAGTGTCCATGGCATCGGTCCCAAGCTATTGGAGCACTTGCGTCCGGTGGTGAGCCTCAGTGGGGACTCGGTGTTACCGCAAAAAACCGCTCGACAGGCTGGTCACTCTCACGCTACGGTGCCCGTGGGGGAGGAACGCATCGTTCGGCGCGGCAGTCACGGCTATATTCTGGAAAGCTCTCCACAGAGCAACGCCTTCTCGCTAAAAGACTAA
- a CDS encoding homoserine kinase, with protein MSVYTNVSDLELAQFLRDYDLGGARALTGISAGVENTNYFLDTEKGRFVLTLFERLPRNKIPYFLALTEWLSLHGIPCPRPLHTTAGNSLSTLCGKPAAIVQRLSGTSIEGRAPSVAEISALGTLLARMHLAGENFPERHPNPAGHTWWQETARHLVPHLSPEDNAIIMEELTYQGTLDRAAIPGGVVHADLFPDNVLFENGRISGTIDFYYAGDDAWLYDLAVVANSWCSETDGRFNRALVTALWDAYVATRPLQTGEEVLWFPLLRAAALRFWLLRLDAMHFRRPGAITQCKDPKEYRRILLKRRQGA; from the coding sequence ATGTCTGTTTATACCAATGTCAGCGACCTCGAACTCGCGCAATTTCTCAGGGATTATGACCTCGGCGGCGCCCGCGCGCTGACCGGCATTTCCGCCGGGGTAGAGAACACTAACTATTTCCTCGACACCGAAAAAGGTCGCTTTGTCCTGACACTTTTCGAGCGTCTACCGCGTAACAAAATCCCTTATTTTCTTGCTCTCACCGAATGGCTGAGCCTGCACGGCATTCCCTGCCCGCGCCCCCTGCATACCACGGCAGGAAACAGTCTCAGCACGTTATGCGGCAAACCCGCCGCCATTGTTCAGCGTCTGAGCGGTACGTCCATCGAAGGGCGGGCGCCCTCTGTTGCCGAAATCAGCGCGCTTGGAACCTTGCTGGCGCGGATGCACCTGGCCGGGGAAAACTTTCCGGAGCGGCACCCCAATCCGGCCGGACACACCTGGTGGCAGGAGACAGCCAGACATCTGGTGCCCCACCTGAGCCCGGAGGACAACGCCATCATCATGGAAGAGCTGACCTATCAGGGCACGCTGGATCGCGCGGCAATTCCCGGCGGCGTCGTCCATGCGGATCTTTTCCCCGATAACGTTTTGTTCGAGAACGGCCGGATCTCCGGCACCATCGATTTTTACTACGCGGGGGATGATGCCTGGCTTTACGACCTGGCGGTAGTGGCCAATTCCTGGTGCTCGGAAACCGATGGTCGTTTTAACCGGGCATTAGTTACGGCGTTATGGGATGCCTATGTGGCTACCCGCCCCCTGCAGACCGGCGAGGAAGTGTTGTGGTTCCCTCTGCTGCGCGCCGCCGCCCTGCGCTTCTGGCTTCTGCGCCTGGATGCCATGCACTTTCGCCGCCCCGGCGCCATCACCCAATGCAAAGACCCGAAGGAATACCGGCGGATTCTCCTCAAGCGTCGACAGGGCGCTTAA
- a CDS encoding DUF2782 domain-containing protein, producing the protein MSIRIFALVVGICFALGTSISAWAADDLQKLHLPTLAPDAKTGPKAEIKVPQGSKIEEYKVNGKVYMIKVIPPRPFPPYYLEDKGGTGRFTEVPQTAAEHLSVPQWVIFRW; encoded by the coding sequence ATGTCCATACGTATCTTTGCCCTAGTTGTCGGTATCTGCTTTGCGTTAGGCACCAGCATCTCCGCATGGGCTGCAGATGATCTCCAAAAGCTGCATCTGCCCACGCTGGCCCCCGACGCCAAAACCGGGCCTAAAGCCGAGATCAAGGTGCCACAAGGCTCCAAAATTGAAGAGTATAAAGTCAATGGCAAGGTGTACATGATCAAGGTCATCCCACCCAGGCCTTTTCCCCCTTATTATCTGGAAGACAAGGGCGGCACCGGCCGTTTCACTGAAGTGCCCCAAACGGCGGCTGAACACTTGAGTGTGCCGCAGTGGGTTATTTTCCGCTGGTAA
- a CDS encoding TIGR00730 family Rossman fold protein has product MRAHLEEEKLRDKGEGRLTREAWKIFQIIAEFVHGYEKLADVEPCVSIFGSARIDPEHPWYLKAQEIAEKLSNAGFSVISGGGPGVMEAANKGAFRGTGYSIGLNIELPHEQHTNPYQDVSISFEHFYSRKVMFVKYAVAYVVMPGGFGTLDELAECLTLVQTGKTRKMPIILVESSFWKGLIDWWRESMLTAGTIKPEDLNLITIIDDTDEVVSAIFNHYEKRGFAPSAAETEALLNL; this is encoded by the coding sequence ATGCGGGCACATCTCGAAGAGGAAAAACTGCGCGACAAGGGCGAGGGACGCCTCACCCGCGAGGCCTGGAAAATCTTTCAGATTATAGCCGAGTTTGTGCATGGCTACGAAAAACTGGCCGACGTCGAACCCTGTGTCAGCATTTTCGGTTCAGCCCGCATTGACCCGGAACATCCCTGGTATCTGAAAGCCCAAGAGATCGCCGAGAAACTCTCCAACGCCGGGTTTTCCGTCATTAGCGGGGGTGGCCCCGGAGTGATGGAAGCCGCCAACAAGGGGGCCTTCCGCGGCACGGGCTACAGCATCGGGCTCAATATCGAACTGCCCCACGAACAACACACCAACCCTTACCAGGATGTTTCCATATCTTTCGAGCATTTTTACTCACGCAAGGTTATGTTCGTGAAATACGCGGTCGCCTATGTGGTGATGCCGGGTGGCTTCGGAACCCTGGACGAACTTGCCGAGTGTCTGACCCTGGTACAAACCGGCAAGACCCGTAAGATGCCCATCATTCTGGTGGAGTCCAGTTTCTGGAAAGGACTGATCGACTGGTGGCGGGAATCCATGCTGACGGCGGGGACCATCAAGCCTGAAGATCTCAATCTCATCACCATTATCGACGACACCGACGAAGTAGTATCGGCCATTTTCAACCACTATGAAAAACGCGGCTTTGCGCCGTCCGCCGCTGAGACAGAGGCCCTTCTCAACCTTTAA